The segment TGCAGGATATGTCCGGCGCCTGCACTGAAGCGGACTTCATTTCTCAGGTGTTTCACCCAGTAAGCCGGGCTTCCCATTTCACTATCCTTTGCTGGCTCACCAGTCAGGTTAGAGATCACCGGAATTTGTTGCGGTTTAAAATTAATGCCTTCAAATGCTTTTTCGAACTCCGCTAAAATCCCATCCATCATCCACGAATGAAAGGCATGGGAAGTATGCAATACTTTATTTTTATAACCTGATGTAGTGAGTTTAGTTGCAAAGGCCATCAAAGGTTCTTCTTCACCAGAAACCACACTTAAACTGCTGCTATTGACTGCCGCAAGAGAAATCGCAGGCTCGTCTTTTAACAAGTCTCTTAATTCCGGTTCTGAGATTGAGACACTTAACATCTGACCCTTTTTTACCTGCTGCATTAAAGCTCCACGCTTAATCACCAGTTTCAAAGCATCTTCCATGCTCAACACCCCACTGATACAGGCAGCTACATATTCACCTATGCTGTGTCCGATCAGCATTGCAGGTTTAATTCCCCAATGCAATAACAAACAGCTCAATGCATACTCCATGATAAAAAGAGCAGGCTGAGCATAACAAGTATCATTGATATTCAATGCACTGGTTCCTTCCGGATAAATTACCGCCTTCAGATCCATGTTTGACTGTTTAGCCGCAATTGCGAAACACGCATCTGCTGCGGAACGAAAAACAGCTTCATTTTCGTAAAGCTCCTGGTACATTCCGGTATATTGTGAGCCCTGACCACTAAACATGAATACCAGTGGTTGTTTACCAGCGGAAACAGCCTGTAAATGAAGTTCATCTTCGTCTAAAGCTTCTAATGCTTCATCGGCTGTACTGCAAACCAGACTTTTACGGTAATTGAAATGCGAACGGCCTGTTTGAAGGGTATAAGATAGGTCCGCTAATTTAGCATCCGGGTGCTGTGTAAAGTAAGTTTTATATTTTTCAAGGTTGCGTTTCAACGCTTCCTCATTCTTTCCTGAAAATAATAATAAGTGTTGTTCACGTCCTGCATCCGAAGCCACAGCTTCAGGCGCCTCTTCCAGAATGATATGCGCATTCGTACCACCGATACCGAATGAGCTTACCCCTGCACGCAATGGATATTGAGTACTTTCCCAATTCCTTAAAGTGGTATTCACATAGAAAGGACTTGCCTGGAAATCAATTTTAGGATTCGGAGTTTTATAATGAAGACTTGGAGGCAACTGACGATGTTTAATCGACAATACAGCTTTGATTAATCCAGCAATCCCCGCAGCTGAATCCAGGTGACCAATATTTGTTTTTACAGAACCAATGGCACAATATTGACGTTTATCGGTATTGAAGGCTTGTTTCAGGCCTTCTATTTCTATCGGATCACCCAAATTAGTTCCAGTACCGTGCGCTTCAATCATTCCGATACTTTCTGGTTCTACTTTAGCCCATTTTTGAGCCATCATAATCACCTCAGTCTGGCCGTCAACAGAAGGTGCGGTATAGCTGACTTTATGATTGCCGTCGTTGTTAATACCGCCTCCTTTAATGATAGCCCAGATATGATCTCCATCTTTAATGGCATTCTTTAATGTTTTCAGGATCACTACACCTGCTCCTTCACCACTGATCGTTCCATTGGCATCCGCGTCAAACGCTTTGCAATGTCCGTCTTTAGAGTGGATCATTCCTTCGGTATATTTATATCCTTTTTCAGCTTTATTCGTGATTCTTACCCCACCTGCAATTGCAATATTACAGTCCGCAAATAATAAACTTCTACAGGCCTGATGAACGGCAACCAGTGAAGTCGAACAAGCGGTATCCAGAAAAACCGAAGGGCCTTTTGAATTCAGGAAATAAGATAATTTAGTGGTTAGAAACCGGGCGTTACTTACTTGTGAAGCCGTATAGTCATCTACCAGGCCTTCTTTATTAATCAGCTCTGAATAGACCTGCCAGTTCACATTGGTCGCTGCCCCGGCAAAAATGCCAACTTTGTTCTTTTCATCATTTACATTAACCGCAGCATCTTCCAGCGCTTCCCAAACACATTCATGAAAAATCCGCAGTTGCGGATCCATCATTCTGGCTTCATTAGGTCTGTAATTAAAAAACGAGGAATCAAAGTGGTTTTTGTCCTTGATAAAGCTATTTGCTTTTACATACAATGGGTCGTCTATAACGGACTGATCTTCACCGGAATTTTTCAGTTGCTCATCAGTAAAAAAGCTTACTGATTCCACTCCATTTTTCAGATTATTCCAAAAAGTTTCCAGATCATTTGCTCCGGGAAATCTGCCAGACATTCCTATAATAGCGATTTCTAATCCTGTGTACTCTTTCATCTTAGTTAATTAAATTATTTATCAGATCTAAATTAGCGTGTGCTTCATCTAGTGTTTTATCAATGTTTACGGCCATCTTTTTCACGTCTTGTTCACCTTGTGCTATAAAAGCTTCTATACTTTTTATAGTCGGTAAGCCGAACATTTTTGCGACTGAGATATGGCATTTAAATTCTTCAGATACCACTCTGGATAAGGTTAAAATATTAATGGAGTGACCACCGAGTTCAAAGAAATTAGCATGGATACTAATCAGGTTTTTATCAATTTTCAAGATACCAGACCAGATTTGTATTAATTTCTCTTCTATTTCATTGGTGGCTGCTGTATATTCCTCTTTGAATTGAATTTGTGGTTGTGGTAATGCTTTTCTATCCAGTTTACCACTCGTGGTGAGTGGTAATTTATCCAGCTGTACATAGCATGACGGAATCATATAAGGGGGAACCTTTTCTGACAGATAGTTCACTAAAAGGCTTTGTTCAATTGCTGCTGATGACACATAATATGCGACCAGGTATTTTGTATCTCCATCTTCTTTGAGCAGGACTACGGGTTCCTGTAGTCCCGGATAGTTTTGCAGGTGACTTTCGATCTCTCCGCAATCGATCCGGTAACCTCTGAGTTTGACCTGAAAATCGATCCTTCCGGTATAAGCAATTTCTCCCGTTTCCTGCCAGTAAGCGACATCACCTGTTCTATAAAGACGTGCTCCGGGTTCCCATGGGTTAGCGATGAATTTCTGTGCAGTCAGCTCTTCGCTGTTCAGATAACCTCTGGCCAGTCCAACTCCTGCAATACAGAGTTCACCATTTACACCTTTTGGAACCAGCTTGTTATATTGATCCACAATATATAAGCGGATATTATCAATTGGCCTGCCGATAGGGATGAGCGTATTGGTGGCCCCAAAATCTATTTCGTGATAACTAACATCAACTGTAGCTTCAGTAGGGCCATATAAATTGATCAGCCTGCTGCCATTGGCCTTATGCATTGTCTTTTTGAAACCTTGTACTTGTTCAGGTTTCAGCGCTTCTCCACTGGCAAATACTTTATTTACACTGGCTACTTTTTTAAGTATAGGCTCTTTGTCCAGAAATTGCAGAAATGCTTGCAACATGGGTGGTACAAAGTGAAGTACCGTAATCTTATTAGCTGCGATCTCTGAAATCAGTTCTTCTGGCTCTTTTTCTGCCCCGGGACGTAAAAGGCATAAAGAGGCTCCGGTAAATGACCACCAGAAAAGTTCCCAGACCGACACATCAAATACAACAGGGGTTTTCTGAAGCAGGACATCAGTTTCATTGATCGGGTACATCTTTTGCATCCATATCAGCCTGTTAACTACCGAATGATGTTCAATCATCACCCCTTTAGGTACGCCTGTTGAGCCAGAAGTATAAATTACATAGGCAAGACTGGTACTGCATTGCGGAGGTCTTACAGCGGCTGTTTGTTGGTTGATTTCAATTTCACGGTCATCCAGATCAACTATTTTTCCTGCTATAACAATGTCTTTATCCTGATAATAACGACCACGGCTGATCAGCGCACTGATCCCCGAAACCGAAATAATGGCATTGATCCGGTCTGCGGGTGAGTGTGGGTCAATTGGCACATAGGCTGCACCCGCTTTCAATATCCCATAAATGGATAACATCAGGTATTCTTCTCTTTCCAATAAGATTCCGACCAGTTCGCCGGGTTTTACCCCCGTAACACCACCCAAATACGTTGCAAACTGATCGGTTCTCTTACTAAATTCTTTATAACTCAGGGTACCCGAAGCACAGCGCAGGGCGATATGGTCTGGTGTCTTCTCTGCTTGCTCCTGAAATAAATCGATCAGCGTTTTATCTTGCGGATACGGTACTGTAGTATGATTAAATATTTCTAATTGTTCTTTTTCTTCTTCTTCACTCAGCAAGTTGATAGCGGAAAGCACCGTGTTTGTATCTGCCAGAACCGCAGCAGCGATCCGCTGAAAATAGGCGACATAACGGCTAATTCTTTCGTGGCTGTACAATGCAGTGCTATAATCAAATTGTAAGTGTAACATTCCATCTCCAGGGCGTGCCGACAAAGTCAGATCGAACTTGGAAATATGATGCCCGCCATCAAGCCTGCTGATTTTCAGACCAGGCAGTTCCAACCCTTCGTTCTCAAAGTTCTCATAAGAGAACATCACATCGAATAAAGGATTACGGCTGGTATCGCGGTCAATTTTCAGGCTGCTCACCAGGTCTTCATACTGATATCCCTGGTTGTCAAAACATTGCAAAGCAACCTGTTTCACTTCTGACAGATAATCGCGGTAAGTCTTAGTTCCTTCGGGATAACTGCGCAGCGCAAGCGTATTGGCAAACATGCCCATAATTCCTTCCAGATCTGCATGTTCACGACCCGCAACCGGACTGCCAACAACCACATCGGCCGTATTGCCTAGTTTCCCTAACAGGATGTTATAAAATGATAACAGGATCATGTACATCGTAGCTCCTTCAGATCCACCTAATTGATGTAATCCACTAGTTACTGTACTATCTAATGTAAAACTGATACAATCCCCTTCATGCTGTTTAACCTGTGGACGCGGATAGTCTGAAGGCAAGTTCAATTGGTTAGTTTCTGCCGCATAAGCAGCTAACCAGAATTCTTTTTGAGTGGCCAGTACGTTCTGTCTGGCTTCACTTTGCTGCCATTCCGAATAGTCTTTGTATTGAATAGCTAAAGCTGTAAGGTTCAGACCTTGATAAAGCTGCATAAAATCCTGAACCAGCAGGCCGTTGGAAACCCCATCGGTTACAATATGGTGCAGATCAATAGCCAGTACATGTTCGGTATTGCTGATGCTGATCAATTCTGCGCGTAAAAGCGGGCCGGACTGAAGATCAAAAGGCTGAACAAAATCAGCCAGTCTTGTAGTTAATTCTCTTTTAGCTGATGCTTTGAGGTCCGTATAAATCAGTTCGAAATTACTTTCTTCCAGGATATACTGAACAGGCTCATCCTGCTCCATCCCAAACACCGTACGCAAACTTTCATGACGTTTAACCAAAACTTTTAAGGCTTCACGCAAACGGTCCGTATCCAGTTCGCCTTCCAGCCTGATAAACTGCGGCATGTTATAAGCCACAGAACTTTGATCAAGCTCATATAAAAAATACATCCGCTTTTGTGCAGCTGATAAAACATAGGCTCCTTTAACCGGGGCAGCCGGTATGCTGACAGCTTCCGATAGAACAGCATTGCTAATCAGCAAGCTCATTTTCCGGATCGTCTGATTTTTAAAAATATCTCTCAGTTTCAGTTGTGCACCAAGTTCTTTACTGACCCGGTTCACCAAAACTGCTGCTTTCAGCGAGTGACCGCCCAGTTCAAAAAAACTGTGGTTTACACCAATTGTTTCTTTATCTAATTTTAGGATAGATGCCCATAACCCTTGTAAACTTATTTCCAATGCATCTGATGGGGCTTCATACGGAAGATGAATTGCTTCATTAACTGATAATAGAGACGCAATGTCTTCTTCAATAAGATTAAACTGCGCTTCACTTTTACCAGTGACCAATAGTGTTCCATCTTCCTTCCACAGCGCCAGGTCCCCTGTTTTATAAATCAGTTCTGTTGGACGATAAGGATTATTGACCGGATCAGCATTGCTGATCATTTTTCTTTTATCAGATTTTGCTGTAAGCTCTTCTTCAACGTTATATAAATCACCAATGAGTCCTTTCGGTAATAACTCCCGGTCTCTACCTAAAATATAGGCTTGCAGTTGATTATTTAATTGTTCGGATTCTTCTGTCTCGTTGATTAACCTGATACCAGCGATTGGATCAGCATTTTGTTTCACCAATTTAAGTAGTAAGCCGAAAAACAGCTCTACAATGCTTTTGATCAGGTTTGAACTATATCTTTTGCTGTTATATTGAATACAAACAGAAAGTGGTCCACTTACGCTAAAATTAAAGAGCAAGTCTGCGGAAAGATGATTGAAAGCCGATAGTTGCTGTATTTCATTAACCAGCATACCTAATACAGGCAGTTCGTGCAAATTTTTCTGTTTTAGCATATTTTCAACAGGATAATCCGCATGATTAAAATCATTCAGCAGATCCTGTTTAAGATTCGTTAGAAATTCAGGAAAACGCTGATTCTCATACGTGTTGATCTTTACCGGAATTGCCTTATGCTCAATACCGGCTATTTTGTCACTATTAAACAAGGGCGTAAAAATGCAGCAGTCTGTTGAAAAGGAGGTTTTTCTAACTAATATCCCTAACACAGCCAGTAGTACAATATGTTGTGCTCTAGCTGAACCAGCTAATGATTTCAAGCACTGATCAGCTGCCGCTGGTGCAGAAACAATATATTCAGCATAGGTTTTATCCTGTTTGCCTTCATCAATAAGCTCATTTTTAAAATAGGATTCTAATAACAAGTCACCAATGCGGTTCTTCCAGTAATTTCTGGTTTTGAAATTCCGGTTTGCATTAAATGTCCTGGGATCCAATGTTGATACCTGGGTCATAACTGTTTATTTAAGGATAGTCTGAGCAGCTGTTGCGTGCAGAAATGATTAGAAGTTGAAAGAAAAATCATCAGCGATGATTAAATCATTTTGTGCTGTACCGTCTATATATTCTATAATTCTGGAATTACTGTTTTCTGCAAATCTGGTAACCAGTGCTTTAAAATCAGCCACCATATTTTCCATAGCAGGCTGGCTAAAGGTATTTTTTGAGTAGTTGAACTGGAAGTTAAATGAGGATTCACTTTCACTGCAATACAAGCCCAAAGCATATTTAGAAGCTTGTTCACCGATATCATATCCGGAAAATTCAACAAAATCTGAAAGTACTTTGCTGTCCTCAAAATTCTGGAAGACAAACATAACATCGAATAAATTCTCCAATGGTTCTTTCCTTGTTTTGTTTAACTGGCTGATCATATCTGCCAGATCATACACTTGTTTACTATTTGCCTGAACCAGGTGAGAATTTATATCTTTTGATAGTTCATTAAAGGTCATATCAGCATTGATCTGATAACGGATAGGCATTGTTTTAATAAACATGCCGACCATACCATCCAGTTCTTCCTGCATCCTGCCAGAGGTGGGCACACCAATAATGATATCATCCTGGCCGGTAAGCTGTGCTAAAAAGATAAAAAACAGGGAGAACAAGGAAGAGAAAGTAGTAACATCTTCTGCCTTCATTTTTTCAATAATTGGATTCAGTTCGCTTTTATCCAGCTGAAAAACAATTTTTCCTCCTTCGCCGGTTTCAATTTCCAACCTCTGATCTGTTACAGGCAGGTTCAATATTGGTAATTCTCCTTCAAAGGATTTCAACCAGAAATGTCTATGCGCTAAATATTCGTCCGTTTCTCTGAAACTATATTCCCATTCCGCATAATCTTTATATTGGATCGGCAGAGTTTTCAATTCAACTCCCTGGTATAGCTTCAGAAAGTCTTCGTATAAGCTCATTTGTGAAAGGCCATCGCATACAATATGATGTGTATCTACAATAATCGTATGCTCATCCTTTGCTGCTGAAATAATTCCACACCTGAATAAAGGAGCCTGGCTTAAGTCAAAAGGTCTGATAAAATTGCTGATCACTTCTGCTAAGTCTTGTCCGTTTGCATCAATTTCTTCCAGTTTAAAATCCACCGGTTCTTTAACAACCTGAACTATTTTATCATCCTCAATACTAAATTGAGTTCTTAAACTTTCATGTCTGCTGATCAGTTGGTTCAGGATATCCTGTACCTTACCAATTTCAAAATCCCCTTTAATCTTCCAGGCTACTGGTAAGTTATAGGCTTTACTTTCTTTGTCCAGTTCATAACTATAAAATATTCTTTGCTGCGCCGAGGAAGTATTATAAGTCGTTTTGAATTCCGCTTTTTTGATAACTAGCCGGTCATCTTTGGTAGCCTGTTTGATAAAAGCGGTCTGTTTCTGAATGGTCAGGTTACTGAATAACTGACTTAAAGAAAGCCGCACATTAAATTCTTTATAGATTCTGCCAATCAGGCGCATCATTCCAAGAGAATTTCCGCCAGCGATCAAAAAAGTATCTGCTGTAGAGATTACTTTTTCTCCTAATATTTCTTTCCAGATGAGCAGGAGTTTGTTTTCAATTTCATTTACAGGAATAGTCACTGCGTTATTTTTAGCCGCCAGACTCGCTGTCAATAAATTGATCAATTCTTTATAGTTTATTTTTCCATTGCTTAACAGCGGAAATTCATTCGCCACAAGCAAGTTTGAAGGCAGCATATAAGGAGGTAAAATAACCGCCATGTGATCCTGTATCATTTGTTTCAGCGCCTCTCCATATTCACACTGTTCCTTTCTTAAAACAAAAGCAATTAGCGATTCTTCATTATTTTCTTCTATATGTTTGATAACAACCGCATTCTTAACCAGATCGGATTTGAAAATTACACGTTCAATTTCATCCAGTTCAATCCGGATCCCCCGTAGTTTTACCTGCCTGTCTTCTCTGCCTAATAAATCTACCTGGCCGTCACTCAGCAGCCTGGCTTTGTCTCCTGTTTTAAAAGCTATTTTTTCATCGGCTGTTCCCTGGTTTATTTTCAGGAATTTCTGATGGGTGAGTTCTGGTAAGTTCAGATATCCTTTAGTTGTATATTTAGAAACAACATAAAGATCACCCGGCATCAGTTTAGCGGTTGGTTTAAGGTCTTTATTGGCCACTAACAATTCAGTCTCCGCGATAGCCTCTCCGATTGGGATTTTTTCTTTCCGCACATCAGCAGGAATAATTTTATAATAAGACCTGACCATAGTCGTCTCAGTTGGCCCATACAGGTTAACCAGTTGTATCCTTGCCTCAAAAGTATCATACCAGCCCACCAGTTCCGAAGGGAATATTTTTTCACCCGACATCAGGATCAGCTTCAAATGAAGGAAGTTTTCAGGAGTCAGCTCATCACTGTTAAAAACCCTGAAAAGACTGGGTACACAGTGAATAACAGATATTTCGTTAGTATCTATCCAGTCAATCAGGTTTTCAGGAATAAAAAAATCGTCTGCCACAGGGGTTAGACAAATGGTTGCACCAGCAAATAGAGGGACAAAAATATCTCTTAAAAAAGCGTCAAAATAAGGGCTTACGAACTGACTGAAACGGCTATCTTCCTGAATATCGAAGGCAGAAAGCTCCCATTTTATAAATTGTAACAGACTGCTGTTTTTACCAATAATCCCTTTAGGAACACCAGTTGAGCCTGAGGTAAAATAAATATATAAGCTATCATCTGCTTCATAATCCGGAAAATCAACAATAGCTGAGCCCGGACTTTTTTCCAAAATATGCTCGTAGAAGAATTTCTGGATAGTGGCCTTGTTTTCAATAACAGCTGGCATAGTACGCCCGGCAGCACAGATGATATATTCTAAATTAAGTTCTTCCAGCAATAGCTTCAAGCGCTGTTCCGGGAGTGTTCCATCAATCAGTACAAACGTACATCTGGCGTTAACTACTCCAATAACAGCAGCAATAACATCTACTTTATCAGTTAATTGTATTCCGATTACAGTTTCCTTCTCTATCTTTTGCTCCAGCAGGAAATTAGTTACACTGTTGGAAAGCGCGGATAAATGTGAGTAAGTAATGTGCTGACTGCCATTTTCAATTGCAGTGCTGTTGCTATGAAGCTGAAGACTTTGAATTAATTCTTTTTGAAAAATCATAATTTGCTGTTTATTGAATTTGAGCGGAAGAAAATAAAGGGCAAAGGCAGGCCTGACCCCTCTTTATGCTGATGAGTTTTTGATGTTGATTCTGAAAATTATTGTGGGTTTTGCGGGGAGGTTTACAGGGTTAAAAGAATTCCTCCTGAAGTATTCCGAAAGTAAGTACCGTGATTAACAGGTCACTTTCAAAAGGGGCATTGATGCTAAAATCTTTTTGTTGATAGGTATTTTTAAGCTTTTCAATCTGTGCAGGATTAAAATATCCTTGTTTTTTGATGGTATCCGACGAGAGGATATCATTGATATATTCAATATTCTTTTGCAATAAATATGGGCTTCCTGGTGCAACAAAGCCAAATTTCTCTCTTTCTATAATTTCTTTAGGGACGACTTTGGAAGCCATCTCTTTCAAAATATATTTTTCTGTAAAGTCTTTTAATTTAAGGTCTGATGGCACTTTAGTAGAGAATTCAACGAAATCCTTATCCAAAAACGGATACCTGACTTCTACAGAATTTGCCATGGACATCCGGTCACCGTGGTCAGAAATCAAATGATCAACCAACCTGATCTTATAATCTACATAAGCTCTTTTATTTACCATATCGCGGTTATGCAATTTACTTTTATCAATTACGAAATGGTTTAAGCAATTAATTTCATCAAAAGAGGCATTGACATCTGACGAGTAAAGACTCCTTTTCACAGCATCAAATTCCAGAAAATTCCTTTCATAGAAGAAGTTTTTATCCCCCCATAATTTTTCCCGTAATTGCTCTTCCAATGGATCTGAAGGATAATTTACCACATTCATGGCTCTCATTTTATCAAACCTGTAGCCTACATAACCTGCAAAAAGTTCGTCTGCCCCTTCACCAGATAAAATCACTTTAATCCCTTTTTGCCTTACCGTTTCCGATAGCGATAAAGAAGCTGTGTTATAAGTTTCTTT is part of the Pedobacter cryoconitis genome and harbors:
- a CDS encoding non-ribosomal peptide synthetase — encoded protein: MIFQKELIQSLQLHSNSTAIENGSQHITYSHLSALSNSVTNFLLEQKIEKETVIGIQLTDKVDVIAAVIGVVNARCTFVLIDGTLPEQRLKLLLEELNLEYIICAAGRTMPAVIENKATIQKFFYEHILEKSPGSAIVDFPDYEADDSLYIYFTSGSTGVPKGIIGKNSSLLQFIKWELSAFDIQEDSRFSQFVSPYFDAFLRDIFVPLFAGATICLTPVADDFFIPENLIDWIDTNEISVIHCVPSLFRVFNSDELTPENFLHLKLILMSGEKIFPSELVGWYDTFEARIQLVNLYGPTETTMVRSYYKIIPADVRKEKIPIGEAIAETELLVANKDLKPTAKLMPGDLYVVSKYTTKGYLNLPELTHQKFLKINQGTADEKIAFKTGDKARLLSDGQVDLLGREDRQVKLRGIRIELDEIERVIFKSDLVKNAVVIKHIEENNEESLIAFVLRKEQCEYGEALKQMIQDHMAVILPPYMLPSNLLVANEFPLLSNGKINYKELINLLTASLAAKNNAVTIPVNEIENKLLLIWKEILGEKVISTADTFLIAGGNSLGMMRLIGRIYKEFNVRLSLSQLFSNLTIQKQTAFIKQATKDDRLVIKKAEFKTTYNTSSAQQRIFYSYELDKESKAYNLPVAWKIKGDFEIGKVQDILNQLISRHESLRTQFSIEDDKIVQVVKEPVDFKLEEIDANGQDLAEVISNFIRPFDLSQAPLFRCGIISAAKDEHTIIVDTHHIVCDGLSQMSLYEDFLKLYQGVELKTLPIQYKDYAEWEYSFRETDEYLAHRHFWLKSFEGELPILNLPVTDQRLEIETGEGGKIVFQLDKSELNPIIEKMKAEDVTTFSSLFSLFFIFLAQLTGQDDIIIGVPTSGRMQEELDGMVGMFIKTMPIRYQINADMTFNELSKDINSHLVQANSKQVYDLADMISQLNKTRKEPLENLFDVMFVFQNFEDSKVLSDFVEFSGYDIGEQASKYALGLYCSESESSFNFQFNYSKNTFSQPAMENMVADFKALVTRFAENSNSRIIEYIDGTAQNDLIIADDFSFNF
- a CDS encoding non-ribosomal peptide synthetase; protein product: MTQVSTLDPRTFNANRNFKTRNYWKNRIGDLLLESYFKNELIDEGKQDKTYAEYIVSAPAAADQCLKSLAGSARAQHIVLLAVLGILVRKTSFSTDCCIFTPLFNSDKIAGIEHKAIPVKINTYENQRFPEFLTNLKQDLLNDFNHADYPVENMLKQKNLHELPVLGMLVNEIQQLSAFNHLSADLLFNFSVSGPLSVCIQYNSKRYSSNLIKSIVELFFGLLLKLVKQNADPIAGIRLINETEESEQLNNQLQAYILGRDRELLPKGLIGDLYNVEEELTAKSDKRKMISNADPVNNPYRPTELIYKTGDLALWKEDGTLLVTGKSEAQFNLIEEDIASLLSVNEAIHLPYEAPSDALEISLQGLWASILKLDKETIGVNHSFFELGGHSLKAAVLVNRVSKELGAQLKLRDIFKNQTIRKMSLLISNAVLSEAVSIPAAPVKGAYVLSAAQKRMYFLYELDQSSVAYNMPQFIRLEGELDTDRLREALKVLVKRHESLRTVFGMEQDEPVQYILEESNFELIYTDLKASAKRELTTRLADFVQPFDLQSGPLLRAELISISNTEHVLAIDLHHIVTDGVSNGLLVQDFMQLYQGLNLTALAIQYKDYSEWQQSEARQNVLATQKEFWLAAYAAETNQLNLPSDYPRPQVKQHEGDCISFTLDSTVTSGLHQLGGSEGATMYMILLSFYNILLGKLGNTADVVVGSPVAGREHADLEGIMGMFANTLALRSYPEGTKTYRDYLSEVKQVALQCFDNQGYQYEDLVSSLKIDRDTSRNPLFDVMFSYENFENEGLELPGLKISRLDGGHHISKFDLTLSARPGDGMLHLQFDYSTALYSHERISRYVAYFQRIAAAVLADTNTVLSAINLLSEEEEKEQLEIFNHTTVPYPQDKTLIDLFQEQAEKTPDHIALRCASGTLSYKEFSKRTDQFATYLGGVTGVKPGELVGILLEREEYLMLSIYGILKAGAAYVPIDPHSPADRINAIISVSGISALISRGRYYQDKDIVIAGKIVDLDDREIEINQQTAAVRPPQCSTSLAYVIYTSGSTGVPKGVMIEHHSVVNRLIWMQKMYPINETDVLLQKTPVVFDVSVWELFWWSFTGASLCLLRPGAEKEPEELISEIAANKITVLHFVPPMLQAFLQFLDKEPILKKVASVNKVFASGEALKPEQVQGFKKTMHKANGSRLINLYGPTEATVDVSYHEIDFGATNTLIPIGRPIDNIRLYIVDQYNKLVPKGVNGELCIAGVGLARGYLNSEELTAQKFIANPWEPGARLYRTGDVAYWQETGEIAYTGRIDFQVKLRGYRIDCGEIESHLQNYPGLQEPVVLLKEDGDTKYLVAYYVSSAAIEQSLLVNYLSEKVPPYMIPSCYVQLDKLPLTTSGKLDRKALPQPQIQFKEEYTAATNEIEEKLIQIWSGILKIDKNLISIHANFFELGGHSINILTLSRVVSEEFKCHISVAKMFGLPTIKSIEAFIAQGEQDVKKMAVNIDKTLDEAHANLDLINNLIN